The proteins below are encoded in one region of Silene latifolia isolate original U9 population chromosome 2, ASM4854445v1, whole genome shotgun sequence:
- the LOC141641772 gene encoding uncharacterized protein LOC141641772, with protein sequence MSLKSRRKFGFCDGTIKKPTDDFMLGQWEVVNCTIVSWLRATIDPSVLESVPYVEDAAAMWRDLEERFAVVDGTSIHSLKSELSECRQNKGMSVTEYYGKLKSLWDALSIHEPPFACECGKCTCDIAAKAIKRLDNERLHQFFMGLDRNLYEPLRNQQFQLDPLPTLNRGYHAVLQVERLLQDDAPIDATDIVAYAVPEVTRTPAE encoded by the coding sequence ATGTCATTGAAATCTCGTCGGAAATTTGGTTTCTGCGACGGCACAATTAAAAAACCTACTGATGATTTTATGCTAGGACAATGGGAAGTTGTTAATTGTACCATTGTCTCCTGGCTTCGGGCTACAATTGATCCTTCCGTCCTCGAGAGCGTGCCATATGTGGAGGATGCCGCGGCTATGTGGCGGGATTTGGAGGAGCGCTTTGCTGTCGTCGATGGTACGTCGATTCACTCCTTAAAATCCGAACTCAGTGAATGTCGCCAAAATAAAGGTATGTCCGTTACTGAATATTATGGCAAATTAAAATCTCTTTGGGACGCCCTTTCCATACATGAACCTCCGTTTGCATGTGAGTGCGGTAAATGCACTTGCGATATTGCTGCCAAAGCTATTAAGCGACTCGATAATGAACGACTCCATCAATTTTTTATGGGACTAGACCGTAACTTGTATGAACCTCTCCGTAATCAACAGTTTCAACTCGACCCGTTGCCTACACTTAACCGCGGCTATCACGCCGTGCTCCAGGTTGAGCGTCTCCTTCAGGATGACGCGCCTATCGATGCGACTGACATTGTCGCGTATGCGGTTCCTGAAGTTACCCGTACCCCAGCCGAATGA